A region of Paenibacillus sp. 37 DNA encodes the following proteins:
- a CDS encoding YjzC family protein, whose protein sequence is MGEKTEFEPGDKAPNDGEYTEVGEKSFVTEIQNPKRVTLQKSEAFPETSNHNRKWKKLTKARVH, encoded by the coding sequence ATGGGTGAAAAAACCGAGTTTGAACCAGGAGACAAAGCCCCAAACGATGGAGAGTACACGGAAGTTGGGGAAAAAAGCTTTGTCACGGAAATTCAAAACCCGAAGCGGGTAACGCTGCAAAAAAGTGAAGCTTTTCCCGAAACAAGCAATCATAATCGCAAGTGGAAGAAGCTGACCAAAGCCCGCGTCCATTAA
- a CDS encoding M15 family metallopeptidase, protein MNTSKRKGKQRKKSLKNWIIATLLLSIIYVWLQQKGDIDNMWPGTTIQEAVPIIGLHPVVAENEKLLVRKAARRGIEIVITHGYRSSEEQDALFNQGRSNAGNIVTNARGGESYHNYGLAIDFALRMPEGDVVWDMERDDNGNGKADWMEVVDLAKELGFTWGGDWANFPDYPHLQMDFGLSINELKRGKRPPDS, encoded by the coding sequence ATGAATACATCAAAACGTAAAGGCAAACAGAGAAAAAAGAGTCTGAAAAACTGGATTATAGCTACTCTTTTACTTTCCATTATATATGTGTGGTTACAGCAAAAAGGCGATATAGATAACATGTGGCCCGGGACAACAATCCAAGAAGCTGTGCCAATTATCGGCTTACATCCTGTGGTAGCAGAGAATGAGAAGTTATTGGTACGTAAGGCAGCCAGACGTGGAATAGAGATTGTGATCACCCACGGCTACCGAAGTTCTGAGGAGCAAGATGCACTATTCAACCAAGGACGCTCAAATGCAGGAAATATCGTTACTAATGCACGTGGTGGTGAGTCTTATCATAACTACGGATTAGCAATTGATTTTGCATTGAGGATGCCTGAGGGTGATGTGGTGTGGGATATGGAACGGGATGATAACGGCAATGGCAAGGCAGACTGGATGGAAGTTGTGGATCTCGCCAAAGAGTTAGGTTTCACTTGGGGTGGAGACTGGGCAAACTTTCCGGACTATCCTCACTTGCAGATGGATTTTGGCTTGAGTATTAATGAGTTAAAACGTGGTAAAAGACCTCCTGATTCTTAG
- a CDS encoding ABC transporter ATP-binding protein, with amino-acid sequence MALLEVEGLKIHFPIRGGLLKREIGSVKAVDDVSFSIEEGQTYGLVGESGSGKTTTGRAIIGLNHVTDGKILFNGKNLATERRKNRQLQRDVQMIFQDPYSSLNPKKRVIDIIAEPFRNYERLTATEEKRQVRELLEKVGLSPESIYKYPHEFSGGQRQRIGIARAIALKPKLIIADEPVSALDVSVQAQVLNFMQEIQKELNLTYLFISHDLGIIRHMCDEIGIMYKGRYVEQGTTNDIFENPQHIYTKRLIAAIPDMDPTKREEMVAFRQQVKSEYEHSYRNFFDEEGLAYSLKSISDTHRVALPQKG; translated from the coding sequence ATGGCATTACTCGAAGTAGAAGGGCTCAAGATACACTTTCCGATTCGCGGTGGATTGCTAAAACGGGAGATTGGCAGTGTAAAGGCTGTTGATGATGTTAGCTTCTCCATTGAAGAAGGACAGACCTATGGTCTGGTTGGCGAATCAGGTTCAGGTAAGACAACAACAGGCAGAGCCATTATTGGGCTAAACCATGTCACTGACGGAAAGATTCTATTTAACGGGAAAAACTTGGCTACGGAGCGACGTAAGAACAGGCAGCTCCAGCGGGATGTACAAATGATTTTTCAAGATCCATATTCATCACTGAATCCTAAGAAGCGGGTTATCGATATTATCGCTGAGCCGTTTCGTAACTATGAGCGTCTGACAGCTACCGAGGAGAAAAGACAAGTAAGAGAATTACTTGAGAAGGTTGGCCTGAGTCCGGAATCAATCTACAAATATCCGCATGAATTCTCAGGGGGGCAGCGTCAACGGATTGGCATTGCACGGGCTATTGCACTGAAGCCGAAGCTAATTATCGCGGATGAACCTGTATCTGCACTCGATGTCTCGGTCCAGGCTCAGGTACTTAATTTCATGCAGGAGATTCAAAAAGAATTAAATTTGACGTATCTGTTCATCAGTCACGATCTGGGCATCATCCGCCATATGTGTGACGAGATAGGAATTATGTATAAAGGTCGATATGTGGAACAGGGCACAACAAATGATATTTTCGAGAATCCGCAACACATCTATACCAAACGTCTTATTGCAGCCATTCCGGATATGGACCCAACCAAACGAGAGGAAATGGTAGCCTTCCGTCAACAGGTCAAATCCGAGTATGAACATTCATACCGAAATTTCTTTGATGAGGAAGGGCTTGCATACTCGCTCAAATCCATTTCCGATACTCACCGAGTAGCTCTACCTCAGAAAGGTTGA
- the rpsR gene encoding 30S ribosomal protein S18 encodes MGFKQREGGDNDKRPARRGGRNKRRKVCFFTANKITHIDYKDTDLLRKFISERGKILPRRVTGTSAKYQRMLTIAIKRSRQIALLPYTTE; translated from the coding sequence ATGGGCTTCAAGCAAAGAGAAGGCGGAGACAACGATAAAAGACCGGCACGTCGTGGCGGCCGTAATAAACGTCGTAAAGTGTGCTTCTTCACAGCTAACAAAATTACTCACATCGATTATAAAGATACGGACTTGCTTCGTAAATTTATCAGCGAACGTGGAAAAATTTTGCCACGCCGTGTAACAGGTACTAGCGCTAAATACCAACGCATGCTGACGATTGCAATCAAACGCTCCCGTCAAATCGCATTATTGCCATACACAACTGAGTAG
- a CDS encoding DUF3343 domain-containing protein, with product MDEWINDWMLIAFDSTQQALRAEMLLEFAEIEIDLFPTPKEITAGCALCIQFPKEDLERVQKIIRNEFVEIRGLYFKTEDSYDNIPM from the coding sequence ATGGACGAATGGATTAACGATTGGATGCTGATTGCGTTTGATTCAACCCAGCAGGCACTGCGTGCTGAAATGCTGCTGGAGTTTGCTGAGATAGAGATTGATTTGTTCCCTACACCAAAAGAAATTACAGCAGGGTGTGCGTTATGTATTCAGTTTCCAAAGGAGGATCTGGAGCGAGTGCAAAAGATCATTCGTAACGAGTTCGTAGAGATCCGAGGCCTCTATTTCAAAACAGAAGACAGCTATGATAACATACCGATGTAG
- the ssb gene encoding single-stranded DNA-binding protein, with protein sequence MLNRVILIGRLTRDPELRYTPAGVAVTQFTLAVDRPFTSQGGEKEADFIPVVTWRQLAETCANYLRKGRLAAVEGRIQVRNYENNEGKRVYVTEVIADNVRFLESANRDNSGGGGGQPMREEPSYGGGGRANNNNNSRSNNQDPFSDDGKPIDISDDDLPF encoded by the coding sequence TTGTTGAACCGTGTCATTCTGATCGGACGGTTAACCCGGGATCCTGAGTTGCGTTACACTCCAGCAGGAGTAGCAGTTACGCAATTTACTTTGGCAGTGGACAGACCGTTTACAAGCCAAGGGGGAGAAAAGGAAGCCGATTTCATTCCGGTCGTAACCTGGAGACAGCTTGCCGAGACTTGTGCGAACTACTTGCGCAAAGGACGCCTGGCTGCAGTCGAAGGACGCATTCAAGTACGGAACTACGAGAATAACGAAGGAAAACGTGTATACGTGACCGAAGTTATTGCCGATAATGTCCGTTTCTTGGAGTCAGCTAACCGTGATAACAGCGGTGGCGGCGGTGGGCAACCAATGCGTGAAGAGCCTTCTTATGGAGGCGGCGGACGCGCGAACAATAACAATAATTCGCGTAGCAACAATCAGGATCCTTTTTCCGATGACGGAAAACCGATTGATATATCGGATGATGATTTGCCATTTTAA
- the opp4B gene encoding oligopeptide ABC transporter permease — MWKTIVRRIIIMIPQIFLLSLLVFLMAKAMPGDALTGLLDPSVDPKALEAQRERLGLNNPWYVQYWDWIKNAIQGDFGQSFRFKMPVTDLIGQRVANTFWLALATLVLTYLIAIPLGIISGRYNDTWSDRLITGYTYLGFAAPLFIFALVMVWIFGFHFGWFPTGGSVAPGLTPGTFSYVMSKFYHLLLPALSMALITTVSTVQYLRSEIIDIKHKEFVITARAKGASESRIYNRHILRNSLLPIAAFFGYEITGLIGGTVFIESIFSYPGMGQLFLSSISLRDFSVVTALVLLYGVASILGALLSDIILGIVDPRIRIK; from the coding sequence ATGTGGAAAACGATAGTACGCAGAATTATCATAATGATCCCTCAGATATTTTTACTTAGTCTTTTGGTCTTTCTGATGGCTAAGGCCATGCCGGGCGATGCGTTAACCGGATTGCTTGATCCAAGCGTTGATCCAAAAGCATTGGAAGCCCAGCGAGAGAGACTGGGATTGAATAATCCTTGGTACGTGCAATATTGGGACTGGATCAAAAACGCCATCCAAGGTGATTTTGGACAATCCTTCCGTTTCAAAATGCCGGTTACCGACCTGATCGGTCAGCGTGTAGCAAATACATTCTGGCTCGCACTGGCGACGCTTGTACTGACTTACCTGATCGCTATTCCACTGGGTATCATCAGTGGTCGTTACAACGATACCTGGTCTGATCGGTTGATCACGGGATACACCTACCTGGGCTTTGCCGCACCATTGTTCATCTTCGCACTGGTGATGGTATGGATCTTCGGATTCCACTTCGGCTGGTTCCCGACGGGGGGAAGTGTTGCGCCAGGACTTACACCGGGCACATTCAGCTACGTGATGAGTAAGTTCTATCATCTATTATTGCCGGCATTATCCATGGCACTGATTACAACGGTATCTACCGTTCAATATTTGCGTAGTGAAATCATTGATATCAAACATAAGGAATTCGTTATTACTGCGAGAGCCAAAGGCGCTTCAGAATCCCGGATCTATAACAGACATATTTTGAGAAACTCGCTATTACCTATCGCCGCATTCTTCGGATATGAGATTACGGGGCTTATCGGTGGTACGGTATTTATCGAAAGTATATTCAGTTATCCAGGTATGGGGCAGTTGTTCCTGAGTTCCATCTCATTGCGTGACTTCAGCGTTGTAACTGCACTTGTATTGTTATATGGCGTAGCTTCCATTCTCGGGGCATTGCTGTCTGACATAATTCTAGGAATTGTAGATCCACGTATACGGATCAAGTAA
- a CDS encoding DUF951 domain-containing protein, which produces MERKSFQLGDIVQMKKQHPCGSNEMEIIRMGMDIRIKCVGCKHSVLIPRAKFEKNMKKVLRSAEDFTES; this is translated from the coding sequence GTGGAGCGTAAAAGTTTCCAGCTTGGGGATATCGTGCAGATGAAGAAGCAGCATCCCTGTGGCAGCAACGAGATGGAGATCATTCGTATGGGTATGGACATTCGGATCAAGTGTGTCGGATGTAAACACAGTGTGTTGATTCCAAGAGCGAAATTTGAGAAAAACATGAAGAAGGTACTGCGTTCAGCCGAAGATTTCACTGAATCCTGA
- a CDS encoding DUF4446 family protein, whose protein sequence is MAELNELILEQLLWIIGGMALLTVILLIVSIVQGAKLRKFKRKYEAMMAGSGVEDLESLLINLKIQMDSIEDEHKLQTNQLQVVMQKLTRIQGKVGVKRYNAYGERGSDLSFSMAMINDSQDGMILTGIYNRDGSYVYAKPLKGGESTYTLSPEEKEAITLAQQAE, encoded by the coding sequence ATGGCTGAATTAAACGAGCTGATTCTGGAACAGCTGTTATGGATTATTGGCGGAATGGCATTACTTACGGTGATCTTGCTGATTGTGAGTATTGTTCAAGGGGCGAAGTTACGAAAGTTTAAACGTAAATATGAAGCCATGATGGCTGGCAGTGGAGTAGAGGACCTGGAATCGTTGCTGATTAATCTGAAAATTCAGATGGACAGCATTGAGGATGAACACAAACTGCAAACGAATCAGCTGCAAGTTGTCATGCAAAAGCTGACCCGCATTCAAGGTAAAGTTGGCGTGAAAAGGTACAATGCATATGGAGAGCGTGGCAGTGATCTGAGCTTCTCCATGGCCATGATTAACGATAGCCAGGATGGCATGATTCTTACGGGGATATATAACCGCGACGGTTCTTATGTATATGCCAAACCTCTTAAAGGGGGAGAGTCCACGTATACTCTGTCCCCAGAGGAAAAGGAAGCTATTACTCTGGCACAGCAAGCAGAGTAG
- a CDS encoding mechanosensitive ion channel family protein, with protein sequence MLSFQFAQGNDGGGAVAAVGEALRWTDKVWNKIADPDMWLNIMFSSIRIIIIFIITRIVIKVVYRIIDRSMERKQEGKIRVNPRRFVTVGELLKNATSITCNFIMILLLLSEINIQVGPLLASAGVLGLAIGFGAQGLVKDVITGFFIILEDQFAVGDVIQTGTYKGTVEVIGLRTTKLVSWQGEVHIIPNGAIASVTNYSMSNSLAVVDIPMKADLSLDESVHLVKKSLVGIEERDLNIVKVPDVLGIQSMSTSEYVVRIVAECMPNSRASVERQIQGDVKKTLEYHEMSNQAVLEQAVALEKDEGDGTGGA encoded by the coding sequence ATGTTGTCATTTCAGTTTGCTCAAGGGAATGATGGCGGCGGTGCGGTAGCGGCCGTCGGTGAAGCCCTTCGATGGACGGATAAAGTATGGAACAAAATTGCAGATCCAGACATGTGGCTTAACATTATGTTCAGCTCAATCCGGATCATCATTATTTTTATCATCACCCGTATTGTCATTAAGGTGGTCTATCGAATCATAGATCGTTCCATGGAACGCAAGCAGGAAGGCAAGATTCGCGTGAATCCGCGCAGGTTCGTAACCGTAGGGGAACTGTTGAAAAATGCGACCTCCATAACATGTAATTTTATTATGATTCTGCTACTGTTATCTGAGATCAATATCCAAGTTGGACCACTACTCGCGAGTGCTGGTGTGCTCGGGCTTGCCATTGGTTTTGGTGCACAGGGTCTGGTCAAGGATGTTATTACCGGTTTCTTCATTATATTGGAGGATCAGTTCGCTGTGGGGGATGTTATTCAGACGGGAACCTACAAGGGAACGGTTGAAGTGATCGGACTTAGAACAACAAAACTGGTCAGCTGGCAAGGTGAGGTACACATTATCCCAAACGGGGCGATTGCAAGTGTAACGAACTACTCCATGTCGAATTCGCTGGCGGTAGTGGATATTCCGATGAAGGCGGACTTAAGTCTCGATGAGTCGGTACATTTGGTGAAAAAGTCTTTGGTTGGGATTGAAGAGCGTGATCTAAATATTGTGAAGGTGCCGGATGTGCTCGGTATACAGTCGATGTCTACATCTGAGTATGTGGTGCGAATTGTGGCTGAATGTATGCCTAACTCTCGTGCTTCGGTGGAACGTCAGATTCAGGGCGATGTGAAAAAAACGCTGGAGTATCATGAGATGAGCAATCAAGCCGTATTGGAACAGGCAGTAGCTTTGGAGAAAGATGAGGGGGATGGCACAGGTGGAGCGTAA
- the rpsF gene encoding 30S ribosomal protein S6, with translation MRKYEVMYIIRPDIEQEVVQATVDKFQGIISNGGGEVTAHDVMGKRRLAYEIKKFRDGFYVLVHFTAEPAVVTELERLMKISDEVIRYLITNDVKSA, from the coding sequence ATGCGCAAATATGAAGTGATGTACATTATTCGTCCTGACATTGAGCAAGAAGTTGTTCAAGCTACAGTCGATAAATTCCAAGGCATCATCTCCAACGGCGGTGGTGAAGTTACAGCTCACGACGTTATGGGTAAACGCCGTCTTGCGTATGAGATCAAGAAATTCCGTGATGGTTTTTATGTTCTGGTACATTTCACTGCTGAACCAGCAGTTGTAACTGAACTTGAGCGTCTCATGAAGATTTCTGACGAAGTAATTCGTTATCTCATTACCAATGACGTTAAGTCTGCTTAA
- a CDS encoding aminotransferase class V-fold PLP-dependent enzyme, with protein MEGVIYLDHAATSWPKPPAVGDAMLSALEIAGANPGRGSHRMAVQASRVLFETRNSISNIFGIKNANDIAFGSNTTEALNLAIQGSLREGDHVIATMAEHNSVRRPLEYMRRLRNVEIDYVPVNAAGAIDLMQMERMFRSNTRLVVCTHSSNLLGSILPIGEISLLCRKHQAILLVDAAQSAGVMPVNVQQLCIDMLAFPGHKGLLGPQGTGGLYIAPELDIEPLLHGGTGSQSEALEQPKVRPDRYEAGTPNTVGIAGLNAGVKHVLEMTPAVIYQHEWELTQHMMDGLSSVKGIRMLGPEIGQPRTGLVSFTVDGYDSAQLAFRLDRNYGIAVRSGFHCTPLAHESAGTTATGAVRASVGYNSTREHVDALVKAVLELTGAD; from the coding sequence GTGGAGGGAGTTATCTATCTAGATCATGCAGCAACATCTTGGCCCAAACCACCTGCTGTCGGTGATGCGATGTTGAGTGCATTGGAGATTGCCGGAGCCAATCCTGGCAGAGGAAGTCACCGGATGGCTGTTCAGGCAAGTCGTGTATTGTTCGAGACGAGAAATTCCATATCCAATATCTTTGGAATCAAAAATGCAAATGATATTGCATTCGGATCAAATACGACAGAAGCACTGAATCTGGCGATTCAAGGCTCGCTCAGAGAGGGCGACCATGTGATTGCCACCATGGCTGAACATAACTCAGTCAGACGACCACTGGAGTACATGCGAAGACTCCGAAATGTGGAGATTGATTATGTACCTGTTAATGCTGCGGGAGCCATTGATCTGATGCAAATGGAACGTATGTTTCGTTCCAATACCAGATTGGTGGTATGTACACATAGTTCCAATCTACTTGGCAGTATTCTTCCAATTGGAGAAATTTCGCTCCTATGTCGTAAACATCAGGCGATCTTATTGGTAGATGCGGCTCAGAGTGCTGGAGTTATGCCTGTGAATGTACAACAATTGTGCATTGATATGTTGGCTTTTCCAGGGCACAAAGGACTGCTTGGTCCTCAGGGTACAGGGGGCTTGTACATTGCGCCAGAGCTCGATATAGAGCCTTTACTTCATGGAGGAACAGGAAGTCAGTCAGAAGCTCTGGAGCAGCCAAAGGTGCGTCCTGATCGGTATGAAGCGGGGACGCCGAATACAGTCGGGATCGCAGGGCTGAATGCGGGTGTGAAGCATGTACTTGAGATGACACCAGCGGTCATCTACCAACATGAGTGGGAACTGACCCAACATATGATGGATGGGCTGTCATCCGTTAAGGGCATTCGAATGCTTGGTCCAGAGATTGGACAGCCACGCACCGGATTAGTATCTTTTACTGTAGATGGGTATGATTCGGCACAACTCGCTTTCCGATTAGATCGGAATTATGGGATTGCGGTTCGCTCCGGTTTTCATTGCACACCGCTTGCACATGAATCTGCTGGTACAACTGCTACCGGAGCAGTAAGGGCCAGTGTGGGATACAATTCAACTAGAGAACATGTGGATGCACTCGTTAAGGCAGTGCTGGAATTGACTGGGGCAGACTAG
- a CDS encoding ABC transporter ATP-binding protein, which yields MNTELLEVRNLTTSFRIEDDYYAAVDHVNLTVKKNEVLAIVGESGSGKSAFAFSLMGLHNKAKIEGQILYKGQDIANISPSKLNKLRGKEMGMIFQDPLSALNPLMIIGEQIEEILTLHQSKLSSREKREKVIHLLNQVGIPRPEQIYKQYPHELSGGMRQRIVIAIAIANKPELLIADEPTTALDVTIQLQILELIRDLKNEINAGIILITHDLGVVAEMADRVAVMYAGEIVEIADIFTLMNNAKHPYTRSLLNSIPTLSEERSKLHVIQGIVPSLKNLPRKGCRFKARIPWISESAHEENPQMHEIAPGHFVRCTCYQHFHFPDQS from the coding sequence TTGAATACAGAGCTATTGGAAGTCAGAAATCTAACAACATCATTCAGAATTGAAGATGACTATTATGCAGCAGTGGATCACGTTAACCTTACGGTGAAGAAAAATGAAGTGTTGGCGATTGTAGGTGAATCCGGGTCAGGTAAAAGTGCTTTTGCATTCTCTCTTATGGGTTTGCATAACAAAGCAAAGATCGAAGGCCAGATCCTCTATAAAGGACAAGATATTGCCAACATCTCCCCAAGCAAATTAAACAAGCTACGCGGCAAAGAAATGGGCATGATTTTTCAGGACCCATTGTCCGCACTAAATCCTCTAATGATTATTGGTGAACAGATTGAAGAGATTCTCACACTTCATCAGTCCAAGCTGTCTTCCAGAGAGAAGAGAGAAAAGGTCATTCACTTATTGAATCAAGTAGGGATTCCACGTCCCGAACAAATATACAAGCAGTATCCCCACGAACTATCTGGTGGTATGAGACAGAGAATTGTTATTGCCATTGCGATTGCGAACAAACCGGAATTACTCATAGCTGATGAACCAACGACGGCGCTTGACGTTACGATTCAACTACAGATTCTGGAGCTGATCCGTGATCTGAAGAATGAAATTAACGCAGGCATTATTCTGATTACACATGATCTGGGTGTCGTAGCTGAGATGGCTGATCGCGTTGCAGTTATGTATGCAGGCGAAATTGTTGAAATCGCAGATATCTTCACATTGATGAACAATGCGAAGCATCCATATACCCGCTCACTCTTGAACTCTATTCCCACACTGTCTGAAGAAAGATCCAAATTGCATGTCATCCAAGGCATCGTACCATCACTCAAAAATCTTCCTCGCAAAGGGTGCAGATTCAAAGCCCGAATTCCATGGATTAGTGAATCGGCTCATGAAGAGAACCCACAGATGCATGAAATTGCACCAGGTCACTTTGTACGTTGTACCTGTTACCAGCACTTTCATTTCCCTGACCAAAGCTGA
- the yyaC gene encoding spore protease YyaC codes for MNPTSRSFSSQDMTSLKIPHTDPGIHSAITHRLMFHLYKAHSLQNVVIVCIGTDRSTGDCLGPLVGSALSKWDSPLFHLYGTLDEPVHAMNLQDTLHNIQKTHQNPYVIGIDACLGQSSSVGCIQVVNGPLKPGAGVNKELPPVGDIHLTGIVNVGGFMEYFVLQNTRLSLVMRMSEIISSSLYSAIREWHTRSTLLAVPE; via the coding sequence ATGAATCCTACTTCGCGTTCCTTTTCATCACAAGACATGACCAGTTTGAAAATCCCCCATACCGATCCAGGTATTCACTCGGCCATTACCCATCGTTTAATGTTCCATCTCTATAAAGCCCATTCTCTGCAAAATGTAGTGATTGTCTGCATCGGCACAGATCGCTCAACAGGCGACTGCCTTGGTCCTCTGGTCGGATCAGCCCTTTCCAAGTGGGACAGCCCTTTATTCCATCTATATGGTACCTTGGATGAACCAGTCCATGCGATGAACCTGCAAGATACACTCCACAACATACAGAAAACACACCAAAACCCTTATGTGATTGGCATTGACGCCTGTCTCGGACAATCATCCAGTGTGGGATGCATTCAAGTTGTGAATGGTCCACTCAAGCCGGGTGCGGGGGTAAATAAAGAATTACCGCCGGTCGGCGATATCCATCTGACAGGTATCGTTAACGTCGGCGGCTTTATGGAATACTTTGTTTTACAGAACACACGGCTCAGTCTTGTTATGCGCATGTCCGAGATTATTTCCAGCAGTCTATACTCGGCCATTCGGGAATGGCATACACGTTCTACTCTGCTTGCTGTGCCAGAGTAA